One region of Culex pipiens pallens isolate TS chromosome 2, TS_CPP_V2, whole genome shotgun sequence genomic DNA includes:
- the LOC120431741 gene encoding protein FEV-like has protein sequence MSTSVESVSLAAAAGLSSTMWRFSEDLHVARRYASAAAVRVYPGNHYNHHHAHHHHHHHRSLPLLYGEPYQLLNAASHRLVAQGGQIQLWQFLLELLADSSNERFIHWEGTGGEFKLTDPDEVARRWGERKAKPNMNYDKLSRALRYYYDKNIMTKVHGKRYAYKFDFHGLMDACRAQAQLAEPTGTGYRYSPHHIDSYGAGPSESSSTSPARSFGTTSGGAAASPESVGSSGSSTATTTATSHIPTVVAGSSSGSVRSPMPMLPSYWPPYPTYHSMSASSSLVVPGPSSAVTGNVVSVVTTSAIPTTTASASSSTSFNQ, from the exons ATGAGCACAAGTGTTGAGTCAGTGAGTTTGGCGGCGGCCGCCGGCCTCAGCTCGACGATGTGGAGATTTTCCGAGGATCTGCACGTCGCGAGGAGATATGCATCCGCCGCCGCCGTGCGGGTTTATCCCGGAAACCACTACAATCATCATCACGCGCATcaccatcaccatcatcatAGGAGTTTGCCACTGCTGTATGGAG AGCCATACCAACTGTTGAACGCTGCATCTCATCGTTTGGTAGCACAAG GTGGGCAGATCCAACTGTGGCAGTTTTTGCTCGAACTGCTCGCTGATTCGTCGAACGAGCGTTTCATCCACTGGGAGGGAACTGGCGGAGAGTTTAAGCTCACAGACCCGGACGAGGTGGCCCGGCGGTGGGGAGAGCGGAAGGCAAAGCCCAACATGAACTACGACAAGCTGAGCCGGGCGTTGAG GTACTACTACGACAAGAACATTATGACCAAGGTGCACGGCAAACGGTACGCGTACAAGTTTGACTTTCACGGGCTGATGGACGCTTGCCGGGCCCAGGCACAGCTGGCGGAACCGACCGGCACCGGTTACCGATATTCACCCCACCATATCGATTCCTACGGCGCTGGTCCGTCCGAAAGCAGCAGCACGAGCCCCGCGAGAAGCTTCGGAACAACATCCGGTGGTGCCGCGGCCAGCCCCGAGTCCGTAGGCTCGTCCGGGTcatcgacggcgacgacgacagcTACCTCGCACATTCCCACCGTCGTGGCCGGTTCCAGCAGCGGATCCGTGAGATCACCTATGCCGATGCTTCCCTCCTACTGGCCACCCTATCCGACCTACCACTCGATGtcagcgtcgtcgtcgttggtcgTACCTGGGCCGTCATCAGCTGTTACTGGTAATGTTGTTTCTGTCGTGACGACCTCGGCCATTCCAACGACGACGGCTAGCGCGAGCTCGTCGACGTCATTCAATCAGTGA
- the LOC120427094 gene encoding major facilitator superfamily domain-containing protein 1-like isoform X1: MPRSYEEDEARRPILDAAESDSEAPGSVIAPGRERILHRSDDDELSQPTGCGASACCNPSSATHRFMALIFMCLVGFGSYFCYDNPGALQDKFKSDLDLSTTQFVWLYSIYSWPNVILCFIGGFLIDRVFGIRLGTIIYMFILLIGQLIFATGALINAFWLMILGRFLFGIGAESLAVAQNNYAVLWFKGKELNMVFGLQLSFARVGSTVNFLVMVPVYNYVRDLGYTGHQCTGVVLLLATLTCVMSMLCALILGWMDKRAARILRRNDNPPNGEVAKLSDIGTFKISFWMVTVICVAYYVAIFPFIALGKVFFMRKFGFTPEDANTVNSIVYIVAGVASPLFGLIVDRTGRNVLWVFVSITVTIFAHGLLAFTFYNPYVAMITMGMAYSMLASSLWPLVALIVPEYQLGTAYGICQSVQNLGLAVISMFSGLIVDKGGYFMLEIFFIGWLVVSLLATIVIWLYDANNNGALNMSPKEREIAASKLLVEAANRYDENVAPVPSDGSVNEDGVTTQGVAAPPVESIRNRYLNRVLDSPNQSDSEPLIE, translated from the exons ATGCCCAGATCGTACGAGGAAGATGAAGCGCGGAGGCCGATCCTGGACGCGGCGGAATCGGACAGCGAAGCTCCGGGATCGGTGATCGCACCCGGAAGAGAGCGGATTTTGCACCGGAGTGACGATGACGAGCTGAGCCAGCCGACCGGATGTGGCGCGAGTGCGTGCTGCAATCCGAGTTCCGCCACGCACCGCTTCATGGCGCTGATCTTCATGTGTCTGGTCGGGTTTG GATCGTACTTTTGCTACGACAATCCGGGTGCCCTGCAGGACAAGTTCAAGTCGGATCTGGACCTCTCGACCACGCAGTTTGTGTGGCTGTACTCGATCTACTCATGGCCAAATGTGATCCTGTGCTTTATTGGAGGGTTTCTGATTGATCGCGTGTTTGGGATTCGGTTGGGCACGATCATCTACATGTTTATCTTGCTGATTGGACAGCTGATTTTTGCCACCGGagcgttgatcaacgcgtttTGGTTGATGATCCTGGGTAGATTCCTGTTTGG TATCGGAGCGGAATCGCTGGCCGTGGCGCAGAACAACTACGCCGTCCTGTGGTTCAAGGGCAAAGAGCTGAACATGGTGTTCGGGCTGCAGCTTTCGTTCGCCCGCGTTGGCAGCACCGTCAACTTCCTCGTGATGGTTCCGGTGTACAATTACGTGCGCGACCTGGGCTACACCGGCCACCAGTGCACCGGGGTGGTCCTGCTGCTAGCCACGCTGACCTGCGTGATGTCGATGCTGTGCGCGTTGATCCTCGGCTGGATGGACAAACGGGCGGCTCGGATCCTGCGCCGGAACGATAACCCACCGAACGGGGAGGTGGCCAAGCTTTCTGATATTGGCACGTTCAAGATTTCGTTCTGGATGGTGACGGTCATCTGTGTCGCTTACTACGTGGCCATCTTTCCGTTCATTGCGCTTGGGAAGGTGTTCTTCATGCGCAAGTTTGGATTCACGCCGGAGGACGCCAACACGGTCAACTCGATCGTGTACATCGTGGCTGGGGTGGCCTCTCCGTTGTTTGGGTTGATCGTTGATCGTACGGGACGGAACGTGCTGTGGGTTTTTGTATCGATTACGGTGACGATCTTCGCGCATGGACTGCTGGCGTTTACCTTCTACAACCCGTACGTGGCCATGATCACGATGGGCATGGCGTACTCGATGCTGGCGAGCAGTTTGTGGCCACTGGTGGCGCTGATCGTGCCCGAGTACCAGCTGGGAACGGCTTATGGAATCTGCCAATCCGTCCAGAACCTTGGGCTGGCCGTAATCTCCATGTTCTCGGGATTGATTGTCGACAAGGGAGGATACTTTATGCTGGAAATCTTCTTCATTGGATGGCTCGTTG TTTCCCTTCTGGCCACGATCGTCATCTGGCTGTACGACGCCAACAACAACGGAGCCCTGAACATGTCCCCGAAGGAGCGGGAGATCGCCGCCAGCAAACT cTTGGTCGAGGCCGCCAACCGTTACGACGAGAATGTGGCACCGGTGCCGTCGGATGGGTCGGTCAATGAGGATGGCGTGACGACGCAGGGAGTGGCGGCCCCGCCGGTGGAATCGATCCGCAACCGTTATCTGAACCGCGTCCTGGACAGTCCCAACCAGAGCGATTCGGAGCCGTTGATTGAGTAG
- the LOC120427094 gene encoding major facilitator superfamily domain-containing protein 1-like isoform X2: protein MPRSYEEDEARRPILDAAESDSEAPGSVIAPGRERILHRSDDDELSQPTGCGASACCNPSSATHRFMALIFMCLVGFGSYFCYDNPGALQDKFKSDLDLSTTQFVWLYSIYSWPNVILCFIGGFLIDRVFGIRLGTIIYMFILLIGQLIFATGALINAFWLMILGRFLFGIGAESLAVAQNNYAVLWFKGKELNMVFGLQLSFARVGSTVNFLVMVPVYNYVRDLGYTGHQCTGVVLLLATLTCVMSMLCALILGWMDKRAARILRRNDNPPNGEVAKLSDIGTFKISFWMVTVICVAYYVAIFPFIALGKVFFMRKFGFTPEDANTVNSIVYIVAGVASPLFGLIVDRTGRNVLWVFVSITVTIFAHGLLAFTFYNPYVAMITMGMAYSMLASSLWPLVALIVPEYQLGTAYGICQSVQNLGLAVISMFSGLIVDKGGYFMLEIFFIGWLVVSLLATIVIWLYDANNNGALNMSPKEREIAASKLDDRDRASYAPID, encoded by the exons ATGCCCAGATCGTACGAGGAAGATGAAGCGCGGAGGCCGATCCTGGACGCGGCGGAATCGGACAGCGAAGCTCCGGGATCGGTGATCGCACCCGGAAGAGAGCGGATTTTGCACCGGAGTGACGATGACGAGCTGAGCCAGCCGACCGGATGTGGCGCGAGTGCGTGCTGCAATCCGAGTTCCGCCACGCACCGCTTCATGGCGCTGATCTTCATGTGTCTGGTCGGGTTTG GATCGTACTTTTGCTACGACAATCCGGGTGCCCTGCAGGACAAGTTCAAGTCGGATCTGGACCTCTCGACCACGCAGTTTGTGTGGCTGTACTCGATCTACTCATGGCCAAATGTGATCCTGTGCTTTATTGGAGGGTTTCTGATTGATCGCGTGTTTGGGATTCGGTTGGGCACGATCATCTACATGTTTATCTTGCTGATTGGACAGCTGATTTTTGCCACCGGagcgttgatcaacgcgtttTGGTTGATGATCCTGGGTAGATTCCTGTTTGG TATCGGAGCGGAATCGCTGGCCGTGGCGCAGAACAACTACGCCGTCCTGTGGTTCAAGGGCAAAGAGCTGAACATGGTGTTCGGGCTGCAGCTTTCGTTCGCCCGCGTTGGCAGCACCGTCAACTTCCTCGTGATGGTTCCGGTGTACAATTACGTGCGCGACCTGGGCTACACCGGCCACCAGTGCACCGGGGTGGTCCTGCTGCTAGCCACGCTGACCTGCGTGATGTCGATGCTGTGCGCGTTGATCCTCGGCTGGATGGACAAACGGGCGGCTCGGATCCTGCGCCGGAACGATAACCCACCGAACGGGGAGGTGGCCAAGCTTTCTGATATTGGCACGTTCAAGATTTCGTTCTGGATGGTGACGGTCATCTGTGTCGCTTACTACGTGGCCATCTTTCCGTTCATTGCGCTTGGGAAGGTGTTCTTCATGCGCAAGTTTGGATTCACGCCGGAGGACGCCAACACGGTCAACTCGATCGTGTACATCGTGGCTGGGGTGGCCTCTCCGTTGTTTGGGTTGATCGTTGATCGTACGGGACGGAACGTGCTGTGGGTTTTTGTATCGATTACGGTGACGATCTTCGCGCATGGACTGCTGGCGTTTACCTTCTACAACCCGTACGTGGCCATGATCACGATGGGCATGGCGTACTCGATGCTGGCGAGCAGTTTGTGGCCACTGGTGGCGCTGATCGTGCCCGAGTACCAGCTGGGAACGGCTTATGGAATCTGCCAATCCGTCCAGAACCTTGGGCTGGCCGTAATCTCCATGTTCTCGGGATTGATTGTCGACAAGGGAGGATACTTTATGCTGGAAATCTTCTTCATTGGATGGCTCGTTG TTTCCCTTCTGGCCACGATCGTCATCTGGCTGTACGACGCCAACAACAACGGAGCCCTGAACATGTCCCCGAAGGAGCGGGAGATCGCCGCCAGCAAACT TGACGACCGAGATAGAGCTTCGTACGCACCGATTGACTAA